The Armatimonas rosea genome includes a window with the following:
- a CDS encoding glycosyltransferase family 4 protein, whose translation MRAILLSWEYPPMRVGGIAAALEGLAPALARAGVETHVVTCGDSGGAPEENPEPNLFLHRVTVSEPSDNFVHWVHLLNDKLDERADGLIREWQKKEARKKNKTPIVLHVHDWLGQFAGIALKHRYKLPMLSTIHATEFGRNGGIRTEGQHYINRCEWELASESWRVIVCSDFMRGEVEYALGVPWDKMDVLPNGVEARVFEGLEGDAWWNFRRRFASDNEKIVFFIGRPVHEKGAHVLVQALPRVRARGVNAKLVIAGGGVRGHLETLAGQLGVWDHVYFTGRVSDQDRDNLYQVADVAVFPSLYEPFGIVALEAMAAHTPVVVSDAGGLSEVVEHNVTGTTTYKGDPDSLAWGIARAVNDPGHSRWMAQNAYERVEKIFNWDVIAADTKAVYERVWDEYKASGWGG comes from the coding sequence ATGCGTGCAATTTTGCTTTCCTGGGAGTACCCGCCGATGCGGGTGGGGGGTATCGCGGCGGCGCTGGAGGGACTCGCTCCGGCGCTGGCCCGCGCAGGGGTGGAGACCCATGTCGTGACCTGTGGCGACTCAGGGGGGGCACCGGAGGAGAACCCGGAGCCCAACCTATTTCTCCACCGCGTGACCGTCTCCGAGCCGTCGGATAACTTTGTCCACTGGGTGCACCTGCTCAACGATAAGCTCGATGAGCGGGCGGATGGCCTGATCCGTGAGTGGCAGAAGAAAGAGGCGCGGAAGAAGAACAAGACCCCGATTGTCCTTCATGTCCACGACTGGCTGGGGCAGTTCGCGGGGATCGCGCTCAAGCACCGCTACAAGCTCCCGATGCTGTCTACTATCCATGCGACGGAGTTTGGACGCAACGGGGGCATTCGCACCGAGGGACAGCACTACATCAACCGCTGCGAGTGGGAGCTGGCCAGTGAGTCCTGGCGGGTGATTGTCTGCTCGGACTTTATGCGCGGCGAGGTGGAGTACGCGCTGGGGGTGCCCTGGGACAAGATGGATGTCTTGCCCAATGGGGTCGAGGCGCGGGTCTTTGAGGGGCTGGAGGGCGATGCCTGGTGGAACTTTCGCCGCCGCTTCGCCTCCGACAACGAGAAAATTGTCTTCTTTATCGGGCGGCCCGTTCACGAGAAGGGCGCGCATGTGCTGGTGCAGGCGCTCCCGCGGGTGCGTGCACGCGGGGTCAATGCCAAGCTGGTGATCGCCGGGGGCGGGGTTCGTGGGCACCTGGAGACTCTGGCGGGGCAGCTCGGGGTCTGGGACCATGTCTACTTCACGGGGCGGGTCAGCGACCAGGACCGGGACAATCTCTACCAAGTGGCCGATGTGGCGGTCTTCCCGAGCCTCTACGAGCCCTTTGGAATTGTTGCCTTGGAGGCGATGGCGGCCCACACGCCCGTGGTGGTGAGCGATGCCGGCGGCCTTTCGGAGGTCGTCGAGCACAATGTCACGGGGACAACCACCTACAAGGGCGACCCGGACTCGCTTGCCTGGGGGATCGCCCGCGCGGTCAACGACCCCGGCCACTCGCGCTGGATGGCACAGAACGCCTACGAGCGGGTGGAGAAGATCTTCAACTGGGACGTGATCGCCGCCGATACCAAGGCGGTCTACGAGCGTGTCTGGGACGAGTACAAGGCCAGCGGCTGGGGCGGATAG
- a CDS encoding type II secretion system protein, which yields MQRIKRGFTLIELLVVIAIIAILAAILFPVFAQARAKARSIACLSNVRQIGTAFAMYVQDYDETTPSGRSGGWEWWVELVPYFKSLDLIHCPDRNDPNVRNYGGACTSAIYSRTKQSGYGYNWGPISYRGGGLMGPRTVEANCGQQYLGMSLAAIDLPAETFAFGDTYDTPRQTIAVSFALDGYGGTSNAGFRHTLGMFNYAFVDGHAKAIKVRGGFMGGAFNGKFIIPANRDIARTAFCSSQTAVISANGFDGTNIPNLPCNQITDWIYANYPACPASGGSNCFWSN from the coding sequence ATGCAACGCATCAAGCGTGGTTTTACTCTTATTGAGCTCTTAGTCGTCATCGCGATCATCGCGATTCTCGCCGCAATTCTCTTTCCCGTCTTTGCCCAGGCTCGCGCCAAGGCACGCTCTATCGCCTGTCTCTCCAATGTCCGTCAGATTGGTACCGCTTTTGCGATGTATGTCCAGGACTACGACGAGACAACCCCCTCGGGCCGCAGTGGTGGCTGGGAGTGGTGGGTCGAGCTGGTTCCCTACTTCAAGTCCCTTGACCTGATTCACTGCCCCGACCGCAACGACCCCAACGTCCGCAACTACGGTGGTGCGTGTACCTCCGCGATCTACAGCCGCACCAAGCAGTCGGGCTACGGCTACAACTGGGGACCAATCAGCTACCGCGGTGGTGGGCTGATGGGACCGCGTACGGTTGAGGCCAACTGTGGTCAGCAGTACTTGGGGATGTCCCTCGCGGCAATCGACCTGCCGGCAGAGACCTTCGCCTTCGGCGACACCTACGACACCCCGCGCCAGACCATCGCGGTCTCCTTTGCGCTGGATGGCTACGGTGGCACGAGTAACGCGGGCTTCCGCCACACCCTGGGAATGTTCAACTACGCCTTTGTCGATGGCCATGCCAAGGCAATCAAGGTGCGTGGTGGCTTCATGGGCGGTGCTTTCAACGGGAAGTTCATCATCCCTGCCAACCGCGATATCGCCCGCACAGCATTCTGCTCCAGCCAGACCGCAGTGATCTCTGCCAACGGCTTCGATGGGACGAACATCCCGAACCTGCCCTGTAACCAGATCACGGACTGGATCTACGCCAACTACCCCGCCTGCCCGGCATCGGGTGGCTCGAACTGCTTCTGGTCGAACTAA
- a CDS encoding alkaline phosphatase family protein → MQKLLPHLGAPAGLQVAKVVPGGTTILPNGRFLTPLGKRLWVAGTNLWNLSLTPDNKTLVGLYEGGMTLWPADGSAPRGKNIARRDAGFAGVFTKDGSRFIASSGDEGHGIEVYNTADWDAEPQRIGGDKEAYINDLVLSPDGRWVYGVDVARQKVVVFDLQAGKVVAEAPAGREPYACVLSADGKRLFVANIGIFDYSLVPPPAPGSKGSKRGLSVPAFGFPSKEAEEGVEREGRKIPGLGSPYVPDAQSLWAYDVSNPAAPKVTGKAKTGVLIHAPADGGKSVGGSAPNALLLRGSQLFVSNANNDTVQIFDVATLKPLKTIKLTPTKETARLRGVIPTGMALNKAGTRLFVCEAGINAVAVIDPKAGTVLGHIPTGWFPVQCVLASDERTLYIATQKGLGRGPRGTKNPRPETDERAGLTEMPGMVDAVSLPSLSLASATKSVLANNGLIPKAEPLPKLPKEVEYVVFITKENHTFDGIFGTLENAAAEPEYAEWGERGWIREKGKDERVPIMPNHLKLARQFSVSDNFYMEPDASGDGHRWLVGVYPSLWTTKVFYSGWAFSVSESARGRMVSFGSNGSQIPEDYLENGSLWEHLARGGISFRNYGEGYELPDNDEGVPETKSGAFTRVNYPMPKVLYDNTCFEFPAYNNNIPDIARADWFREDIALYRKKHQGKLPRFINIAICNDHGAGKRPERGYPYTASYMADNDLALGRIVEFLSHQPEWKKMAIFVTQDDSGGDGDHIDRHRSFVLGIGPWMKKHYVAHQHTSIMSIMKTIYRLFGLGPNNLCDAVATDLSEMFTTTPDFTPYKHVPADPRVFKPAETFDPSDPQFKRRRGEKPDVPLDDPKFIDSLRQR, encoded by the coding sequence ATGCAAAAACTTCTCCCTCATCTTGGTGCGCCTGCCGGTCTGCAGGTCGCGAAAGTCGTTCCGGGTGGGACCACGATCCTGCCCAATGGCCGCTTCCTCACTCCCCTGGGCAAGCGGCTCTGGGTGGCCGGGACCAACCTCTGGAACCTGAGCCTTACCCCGGACAACAAGACCCTTGTCGGCCTCTACGAAGGCGGAATGACACTCTGGCCCGCCGATGGGAGCGCGCCCCGTGGGAAGAATATCGCACGGCGAGATGCGGGCTTTGCGGGTGTCTTCACGAAAGACGGCAGCCGCTTTATTGCATCGAGTGGCGATGAGGGGCATGGGATCGAGGTCTACAACACCGCGGACTGGGACGCCGAGCCGCAGCGGATCGGGGGCGATAAAGAGGCCTACATCAACGATCTGGTGCTCTCGCCCGATGGCCGCTGGGTCTATGGGGTCGATGTGGCGCGGCAGAAAGTGGTGGTCTTCGACCTACAAGCGGGGAAGGTGGTTGCCGAGGCACCCGCAGGCCGCGAGCCCTATGCCTGTGTCCTCTCCGCTGATGGCAAGCGCCTCTTTGTCGCCAATATCGGCATCTTCGACTACAGCCTTGTTCCCCCGCCTGCGCCCGGGAGCAAGGGGAGCAAGCGCGGGCTCAGTGTCCCTGCCTTTGGGTTTCCATCGAAGGAGGCCGAGGAGGGAGTCGAGCGCGAGGGGCGGAAAATCCCGGGTCTGGGGAGCCCGTATGTCCCCGATGCCCAGAGCCTCTGGGCCTACGATGTCAGCAACCCCGCCGCCCCTAAAGTCACGGGCAAGGCAAAGACCGGTGTCCTGATCCACGCGCCCGCCGATGGCGGCAAGTCCGTGGGAGGGAGCGCCCCCAATGCCCTCCTCCTGCGTGGCAGCCAGCTCTTTGTCAGCAATGCCAACAACGACACGGTGCAGATCTTTGACGTGGCCACCCTCAAGCCGCTCAAGACCATCAAGCTCACCCCCACCAAAGAGACCGCGCGGCTTCGGGGCGTGATCCCGACCGGCATGGCGCTCAACAAGGCGGGGACCCGGCTCTTTGTCTGTGAGGCGGGGATCAATGCCGTGGCCGTGATCGACCCGAAGGCGGGCACCGTGCTCGGGCATATCCCCACAGGCTGGTTCCCCGTGCAGTGCGTGCTCGCTTCCGATGAGAGGACCCTCTATATCGCGACCCAGAAGGGGCTGGGGCGTGGGCCACGGGGAACCAAGAACCCTCGCCCTGAGACCGACGAGCGCGCCGGCCTGACCGAGATGCCGGGAATGGTCGATGCCGTGAGCCTCCCCAGCCTCAGTCTCGCGAGCGCCACGAAGTCGGTCCTGGCGAACAATGGCCTGATCCCTAAGGCCGAGCCCCTGCCCAAGCTGCCTAAGGAAGTTGAGTACGTGGTCTTTATCACCAAAGAGAACCACACCTTCGATGGCATCTTTGGCACGCTAGAGAACGCCGCCGCCGAGCCCGAGTACGCCGAGTGGGGTGAGCGCGGCTGGATTCGGGAGAAGGGCAAGGACGAGCGGGTTCCGATCATGCCCAACCACCTGAAGCTCGCGCGGCAGTTCTCGGTCTCGGATAACTTCTACATGGAGCCGGACGCATCGGGCGATGGCCACCGGTGGCTCGTGGGGGTCTATCCCAGCCTCTGGACCACCAAGGTCTTCTACTCGGGCTGGGCGTTCTCCGTCTCGGAGTCGGCGCGAGGGCGCATGGTGAGCTTCGGCTCCAACGGTAGCCAGATCCCCGAGGACTACCTGGAGAATGGCTCGCTCTGGGAGCACCTGGCGCGTGGTGGGATCAGCTTCAGAAACTACGGCGAGGGCTACGAGCTTCCGGACAACGATGAGGGGGTCCCCGAGACCAAGTCTGGAGCCTTCACGCGGGTGAACTACCCCATGCCCAAGGTCCTCTACGACAACACCTGCTTTGAGTTCCCCGCCTACAACAACAATATCCCTGATATCGCCCGCGCCGACTGGTTCCGTGAGGATATCGCCCTCTACCGCAAGAAGCACCAGGGCAAGCTCCCGCGCTTTATCAATATCGCCATCTGCAACGACCACGGTGCCGGCAAGCGCCCCGAGCGTGGCTACCCCTACACCGCCAGCTACATGGCCGACAACGACCTGGCACTGGGCCGCATTGTCGAGTTTTTGAGCCACCAGCCCGAGTGGAAGAAGATGGCGATCTTTGTCACCCAGGACGACTCCGGGGGCGATGGCGACCATATCGACCGGCACCGGAGCTTTGTCCTTGGGATTGGCCCGTGGATGAAGAAGCACTATGTCGCGCACCAGCACACGAGCATCATGAGCATCATGAAGACCATCTACCGGCTCTTTGGGCTGGGGCCAAACAACCTGTGCGATGCCGTTGCCACCGATCTCTCGGAGATGTTCACGACCACGCCGGACTTCACGCCCTACAAGCATGTCCCGGCCGATCCCCGTGTCTTCAAGCCCGCCGAGACCTTCGATCCCAGCGATCCGCAGTTCAAGCGCCGCCGCGGGGAGAAGCCCGATGTCCCGCTCGACGATCCCAAGTTTATCGACTCGCTTCGCCAGCGGTAA
- a CDS encoding type III polyketide synthase, whose protein sequence is MPVYLHHIETAVPETAYPQTVAAEILKQAIATDDRKTERLIQRLYSHSGIETRHSVLGGFEHDGPGSQFHNLAEGTFRSPSTEERNLIYTEAARRMAPELAARVIDGCPGVSRGEITHLITVSCTGFFQPGPDFAIVQALGLSDSVERYHLGFMGCYAAFPALRMAQAFCLAQPDAVVLVVCLEFCSLHLQWSRETDDLLAGSVFADGISGAIVRAQPPAHGGLQLDAFVSALAPAGEQDMAWTIGNEGFRMRLSSYVPELIQNGITEALAPVLARTMLQKDEIDHWAVHPGGRAILDRVERGLGLPAESLTASREVLRNFGNMSSATILFVLKAVQEQARAGERIVALAFGPGLTIESAVLTRV, encoded by the coding sequence ATGCCCGTTTACCTACACCATATCGAGACAGCCGTTCCGGAGACTGCGTATCCCCAGACCGTGGCCGCGGAGATCCTCAAGCAGGCTATCGCCACGGACGACCGCAAGACGGAGCGGCTGATCCAGCGGCTGTACTCCCACTCCGGGATCGAGACGCGCCACTCGGTGCTGGGGGGCTTTGAGCACGACGGGCCAGGGAGCCAGTTCCACAACCTCGCGGAGGGGACATTTCGGAGCCCCAGCACGGAGGAGCGGAACCTGATCTACACCGAGGCAGCGCGGCGCATGGCCCCCGAGCTAGCCGCGCGGGTGATCGACGGCTGCCCCGGTGTCAGTCGCGGTGAGATTACCCACCTCATCACGGTCTCGTGCACGGGCTTCTTCCAGCCGGGGCCGGACTTTGCGATTGTTCAGGCGCTTGGCCTCTCGGACTCCGTGGAGCGCTACCACCTCGGCTTCATGGGCTGCTACGCCGCCTTTCCCGCCCTCCGCATGGCCCAGGCGTTCTGCCTCGCCCAGCCCGATGCCGTGGTGCTCGTGGTCTGTCTCGAGTTCTGCTCGCTCCACCTCCAGTGGAGCCGGGAGACCGACGATCTCCTGGCGGGCTCGGTCTTCGCCGATGGCATCTCCGGGGCGATTGTCCGTGCACAGCCGCCCGCACACGGGGGGCTCCAGCTCGATGCCTTTGTCTCGGCGCTGGCCCCGGCTGGGGAGCAGGACATGGCCTGGACAATCGGCAACGAAGGCTTCCGCATGCGGCTCTCGTCGTATGTCCCGGAGCTGATCCAGAACGGAATCACCGAGGCCCTCGCGCCCGTGCTCGCCCGCACGATGCTCCAAAAAGACGAGATCGACCACTGGGCGGTCCACCCGGGGGGACGGGCCATCCTAGACCGGGTCGAGCGGGGGCTGGGGCTTCCGGCGGAGTCGCTGACCGCATCGCGCGAGGTGCTTCGCAACTTTGGCAACATGAGCAGCGCGACCATCCTCTTTGTCCTCAAGGCGGTGCAGGAGCAAGCCCGCGCTGGGGAGCGGATTGTCGCGCTGGCGTTTGGGCCGGGCCTGACTATCGAGAGCGCTGTCCTCACCCGCGTATGA
- a CDS encoding methyltransferase domain-containing protein, with translation MTVFLRERALGLTERMDSPDCDPALLQRTYAQFSTVNAVLSGWGQLYQRYLQPWLRTQARTTRVLDIGCGGGDLLRRLGGWAAQEGLSATFVGIDPDPRAIAFARQAPHHSSTTFRQADSRTLVAAGERFDIVLSNHVLHHLSAPELTALCQDCEQLALGRVIHNDIRRDDLAYVLFPLAGLVCQRSFIVEDGLRSIRRSFTPAELEQAAPPGWTVATTAPFRLQLLWSAP, from the coding sequence ATGACTGTCTTTCTGCGAGAGCGTGCGCTGGGGCTCACGGAGCGCATGGACTCCCCCGACTGCGACCCTGCCCTGCTCCAGCGCACCTACGCACAGTTCTCCACGGTCAATGCCGTGCTCAGCGGCTGGGGACAGCTCTACCAGCGCTATCTCCAGCCCTGGCTACGGACCCAGGCGCGCACGACCCGTGTCCTGGATATCGGCTGTGGCGGCGGCGATCTGCTCCGACGCCTCGGGGGCTGGGCCGCGCAAGAGGGCCTCAGCGCGACCTTTGTGGGGATCGACCCCGACCCCCGCGCGATCGCCTTCGCCCGCCAAGCCCCGCACCACTCCAGCACAACGTTCCGTCAGGCCGACTCGCGCACACTGGTGGCTGCGGGGGAGCGCTTTGATATTGTCCTCTCCAACCATGTCCTCCATCACCTGAGTGCGCCGGAGCTGACTGCGCTCTGCCAGGACTGCGAGCAGCTAGCCCTGGGCCGGGTGATCCACAACGATATCCGCCGCGATGACCTTGCCTATGTGCTCTTCCCCTTGGCGGGGCTGGTCTGCCAGCGCTCGTTTATTGTCGAGGACGGCCTGCGCTCCATCCGGCGCTCCTTTACCCCGGCCGAGCTGGAGCAAGCCGCGCCTCCCGGCTGGACCGTCGCAACCACAGCCCCGTTTCGCCTGCAGCTCCTCTGGAGCGCGCCATGA
- a CDS encoding FAD-dependent oxidoreductase, with protein MKPVVIVGGGPVGMLLGCLLAQRGVACELFERRTTRAPHSRAIGLHGPALAVLDRVGVGQAVRQRAMAITGGQVFYGSQRLGRLALEPTSVSIPQTETEQLLEERLLSLPCVRFHRGTAVQDLSEYRGCVVVGSDGKDSLVRTQAGIPLTGHAYPDHYLMGDFAETTPFGSDAALFLTPDGIVESFPLPGAQRRWVVWTGIPERPASLPRLVDLIATRTGFTVTPESCSWVSAFGVQHQLARRFTQEGLALVGDAAHVISPIGGQGMTLGFLGAETLAEAIVAGDLRPYERVQQKRAQRIGRRAAFNTAMGRPCVPHSPRLLFIEALLRIPALAQHFASQFTMADIS; from the coding sequence ATGAAGCCAGTGGTGATTGTCGGGGGCGGCCCCGTGGGGATGCTACTGGGGTGCTTGCTGGCCCAGCGCGGGGTTGCCTGTGAGCTCTTCGAGCGCCGCACGACCCGGGCACCCCACTCCCGCGCGATTGGGCTCCATGGCCCTGCGCTTGCGGTGCTCGACCGGGTGGGCGTGGGGCAGGCCGTGCGGCAGCGCGCCATGGCGATCACGGGGGGGCAGGTCTTCTACGGGAGCCAGCGCCTCGGGCGGCTTGCGCTGGAGCCGACCTCTGTCTCGATCCCGCAGACCGAGACAGAGCAGCTCCTAGAGGAGCGCCTCCTCTCCCTGCCCTGTGTGCGGTTTCACCGTGGGACGGCGGTGCAGGACCTCTCCGAGTACCGGGGCTGTGTCGTGGTGGGCAGCGATGGGAAAGACAGCCTCGTGCGGACGCAGGCAGGCATCCCGCTCACCGGACACGCCTACCCCGACCACTACCTGATGGGGGATTTTGCCGAGACGACCCCGTTTGGGAGCGATGCGGCGCTCTTTCTCACCCCCGACGGCATCGTGGAGTCGTTTCCTCTGCCGGGGGCGCAGCGGCGGTGGGTTGTCTGGACCGGCATCCCCGAGCGGCCCGCAAGTCTTCCCCGCCTCGTGGACCTGATCGCCACTCGGACTGGGTTTACCGTGACGCCGGAGAGCTGCTCTTGGGTGAGTGCCTTTGGCGTCCAGCACCAGCTCGCGCGGCGCTTCACGCAGGAGGGGCTTGCCTTGGTCGGGGATGCGGCGCACGTGATTAGCCCGATCGGGGGGCAGGGGATGACCCTGGGGTTCTTGGGCGCGGAGACCCTCGCCGAGGCAATCGTGGCGGGCGACCTGCGACCCTACGAGCGGGTGCAGCAGAAGCGTGCCCAGCGCATCGGGCGGCGGGCGGCGTTCAACACCGCGATGGGGCGGCCGTGCGTGCCGCACAGCCCGCGCTTGCTCTTTATCGAGGCACTGCTCCGCATTCCTGCGCTCGCACAGCACTTTGCGAGTCAGTTCACCATGGCTGATATTAGCTAG
- a CDS encoding lipid-A-disaccharide synthase: MRVAITAAEASGDRVAGQLAHELRRLDPAVELYGSGGKWLREAGAEVIVDASSFGVIGLVAGMKLLPQMLAARRRLLAELKRRPPDVLIPIDAGAFHLGIGPIQGLVPWARKHLPQTKILYYFPPGSWRKTLKYTPLSGLVDAVASPFPWNASELNRLGVRAEFVGHPLLDLVKPTHTLPELAQKYGLDTDKPLVGLLPGSRSQEIDAILPTQLAAALQIAQRLPGVQFMIALAPTVDRTQVEAAIRAATQHHTAPRPAHKPSHETNRRQPVLAEGSVEELARRQKEWIEQAQAHRSESPVIPPFVILEDATYDMLSACDALICKSGTTTLEAAILGKPMVIVYKLSKANTLQIALVRKSLPRFVGMPNLIAGEEICPELLQDAATPEAIATHILDLLLDPDRMARMRRSLQGIRSQLGEPGGAERTARLALDLAQGSAPS, from the coding sequence ATGCGAGTCGCCATCACTGCCGCGGAGGCCTCGGGAGACCGGGTTGCCGGCCAGCTCGCCCACGAGCTGCGCCGCCTAGACCCGGCTGTCGAGCTCTACGGCAGTGGCGGCAAGTGGCTCCGTGAAGCCGGCGCCGAGGTCATTGTTGATGCCAGCTCGTTTGGGGTGATTGGCCTGGTCGCGGGCATGAAGCTGCTCCCGCAGATGCTCGCCGCGCGCCGTCGCCTGCTCGCCGAGCTCAAGCGGCGTCCGCCCGATGTGCTCATCCCCATCGATGCGGGTGCGTTTCACCTGGGGATTGGCCCAATCCAGGGCCTGGTTCCCTGGGCGCGCAAGCACCTCCCCCAGACCAAGATTCTCTACTACTTCCCCCCCGGCTCCTGGCGCAAGACCCTCAAGTACACGCCGCTCAGTGGGCTTGTCGATGCGGTCGCCTCGCCGTTTCCCTGGAACGCGAGCGAGCTCAACCGCCTCGGGGTGCGCGCCGAGTTTGTGGGACATCCCCTGCTCGATCTGGTGAAGCCCACCCACACCCTCCCCGAGCTCGCGCAAAAATACGGGCTCGACACCGACAAGCCGCTGGTCGGGCTGCTTCCGGGGAGCCGTAGTCAGGAGATAGACGCCATCCTGCCCACCCAGCTCGCCGCCGCGCTCCAGATCGCCCAGCGGCTCCCCGGCGTGCAGTTTATGATCGCCCTCGCCCCCACCGTGGACCGCACCCAGGTCGAGGCCGCGATCCGCGCCGCGACCCAGCACCACACCGCCCCCCGGCCCGCGCACAAGCCGTCGCACGAGACCAACCGACGCCAGCCCGTCCTGGCAGAGGGCTCGGTCGAGGAGCTGGCACGGCGACAAAAAGAGTGGATCGAGCAGGCCCAGGCGCACCGAAGCGAGAGCCCGGTGATCCCGCCCTTTGTGATCCTCGAAGACGCCACCTACGACATGCTCTCGGCCTGTGATGCGCTGATCTGCAAGTCGGGAACCACCACTCTGGAGGCGGCGATCTTGGGCAAGCCGATGGTGATTGTCTACAAGCTCAGCAAGGCCAATACCCTCCAGATCGCCCTCGTCCGCAAGAGCCTGCCGCGCTTTGTGGGGATGCCCAACCTGATCGCCGGGGAAGAGATCTGCCCCGAGCTCCTCCAAGACGCCGCGACTCCCGAGGCGATCGCCACCCATATCCTCGATCTCCTCCTCGACCCCGATCGCATGGCACGCATGCGCCGCAGCCTCCAGGGAATCCGCAGCCAGCTCGGGGAGCCCGGTGGAGCGGAGCGTACCGCAAGGCTCGCCCTAGATCTCGCCCAAGGATCAGCGCCTAGCTAA
- the lpxA gene encoding acyl-ACP--UDP-N-acetylglucosamine O-acyltransferase → MSTPKIHATAVIDPSAQIGEDVEIGAYTVIGPDCIVGDGTILGPHVVLEQYTELGKLCQVRAGAVLGGPPQDNKFKGERSFVRVGDRTQIREFVTIHRSTGEDEATTIGDDNLIMAYVHIGHNCNVGNKAMLSSYAGLSGHIYIEDNVIVGGMIGMHQFVRVGRYAMLGGYSKVVQDVPPFMLADGRPADILDLNVRGLRRAGIDTNTRNALKQAYKLLYRSNMNRTQALEAIAEELEPNPELDYLVQFIERMKDGTSGRQDDRPRR, encoded by the coding sequence ATGAGTACCCCCAAGATTCACGCAACCGCGGTGATCGATCCGTCGGCCCAGATCGGCGAAGATGTGGAGATCGGTGCCTACACGGTGATTGGGCCGGACTGTATTGTCGGCGATGGGACGATCCTCGGGCCGCACGTGGTCCTGGAGCAGTACACCGAGCTGGGCAAGCTCTGCCAGGTCCGAGCGGGCGCGGTGCTCGGTGGCCCCCCGCAGGACAATAAGTTCAAGGGCGAGCGCTCCTTTGTGCGGGTCGGTGACCGGACCCAGATTCGCGAGTTTGTCACGATCCACCGCTCCACGGGCGAGGACGAGGCCACGACAATCGGCGATGACAACCTGATCATGGCCTATGTCCATATCGGGCACAACTGCAATGTCGGCAACAAGGCCATGCTATCGTCGTATGCCGGACTCTCCGGACACATCTATATCGAGGACAACGTGATTGTCGGGGGCATGATCGGGATGCACCAGTTCGTGCGTGTCGGCCGCTACGCCATGCTCGGGGGGTACTCCAAGGTGGTCCAGGATGTCCCGCCGTTCATGCTCGCCGATGGCCGCCCCGCCGATATCCTCGACCTCAATGTCCGCGGGCTCCGCCGCGCCGGGATCGACACCAACACCCGCAACGCACTCAAGCAGGCCTACAAGCTGCTCTACCGCTCCAACATGAACCGCACCCAGGCCCTCGAAGCCATCGCGGAGGAGCTGGAGCCCAACCCGGAGCTGGACTACCTCGTGCAGTTTATCGAGCGCATGAAGGACGGAACGTCGGGGCGGCAAGACGACCGCCCGCGCCGCTAG
- the fabZ gene encoding 3-hydroxyacyl-ACP dehydratase FabZ — protein sequence MSNEISLPIEATTLLRILPHRYPFLLVDRVLELDPGKRILARKNVTINEPHFVGHFPEIPIMPGVLQIECMAQAGGVLLLLEPGNEGKLALLTGIEKARFRRKVVPGDVLEIEIVVTKTRGPMGWIHCEAKVDGKIASEAEISFALAEGRMSEL from the coding sequence TTGAGTAACGAAATATCCCTGCCCATCGAGGCAACGACGCTGCTGCGCATCTTGCCCCACCGCTACCCGTTTCTACTGGTAGACCGTGTCCTGGAGCTAGACCCGGGCAAGCGCATCCTGGCACGTAAGAACGTGACGATCAACGAGCCGCACTTTGTTGGGCACTTCCCTGAGATTCCGATCATGCCGGGAGTCCTTCAAATTGAGTGCATGGCACAAGCGGGCGGTGTCCTGCTGCTCCTGGAGCCCGGCAACGAAGGCAAGCTCGCCCTGCTCACCGGAATCGAGAAGGCCCGCTTCCGGCGCAAGGTCGTGCCCGGCGATGTTCTCGAGATTGAGATCGTCGTCACCAAGACACGTGGCCCGATGGGCTGGATCCACTGTGAAGCAAAAGTCGATGGAAAGATCGCCTCCGAGGCGGAGATCTCCTTTGCTCTGGCGGAAGGGAGAATGAGCGAGCTATGA